In the genome of Syntrophorhabdales bacterium, the window GTTCTTCGGCCTCTTTTCTTTCGTTCCCCTCTATGTGACCTCCGTGTACCACCTTTCGACGCTGCTCAGCGGCATGATCCTGACCCCGCGTTCCCTGGGAGTACTTGCGGCGTCGACCATTACCAGTTTTCTGCTCAGACACTATGGGTACCGTCTGCCGTTGGTGTGCGGCCTGGTAGTTGTCTCCTGCGCGACACTCCTTTTTGTTCCCGGTCTCCTCCTTGGAGCCAGCGGTACGCAATTGAGCATACTCAAAGTACTCTCTGTTCTTATGCTGGTCTCCGGGATCGGCGCTGGAATCACGAACCCGGCTGCCAACAATGCTTCCATTGAACTAATGCCTGGAAAGATCGCCACTATCATGGGCCTTCGAGGAATGTTCAGGACGGTGGGCGGAGCACTTGGCATATCATTGATCACGTGCATCCTTCACCTGAGTTCAAGTCGTCTTGTCGGGTTCGGGATTACGTTTGCTCTTTTCGGCTTAGTT includes:
- a CDS encoding MFS transporter → FFGLFSFVPLYVTSVYHLSTLLSGMILTPRSLGVLAASTITSFLLRHYGYRLPLVCGLVVVSCATLLFVPGLLLGASGTQLSILKVLSVLMLVSGIGAGITNPAANNASIELMPGKIATIMGLRGMFRTVGGALGISLITCILHLSSSRLVGFGITFALFGLVLASVIPLVFLIPTGKKAFG